In the Oncorhynchus keta strain PuntledgeMale-10-30-2019 chromosome 29, Oket_V2, whole genome shotgun sequence genome, one interval contains:
- the gskip gene encoding GSK3-beta interaction protein, producing the protein MEIDYQPEDSPVSLFDEDCIDHVKDMRLEAEAVVSDVLFAVSEMYVSSNLDSALAVAYINVETREGNRYCLELNEAGLRVVGYAFDQVDESLSTQYFETIYSLLDTLSPGYREAFGNALLQRLERLQQNGQ; encoded by the exons ATGGAGATAGACTACCAACCAGAGGACTCGCCTGTCTCCTTATTCGATGAAGACTGTATTGATCACGTGAAGGACATGAGGTTGGAAGCAGAGGCAGTGGTCAGCGATGTGTTGTTCGCCGTGTCCGAAATGTATGTGTCCTCAAATTTGGACAGTGCTTTGGCTGTGGCCTACATCAACGTGGAAACAAGAGAGGGCAATCGCTATTGCCTTGAGCTCAATGAAGCTGGACTAAGG GTGGTTGGCTACGCTTTTGACCAGGTGGATGAGAGCTTGAGCACCCAATACTTTGAGACTATTTATTCACTGCTGGATACCCTCAGCCCAGGCTACAGAGAAGCTTTTGGGAATGCCCTGCTTCAGCGATTGGAGAGGCTGCAGCAAAATGGACAATGA